The Chanos chanos chromosome 6, fChaCha1.1, whole genome shotgun sequence genome includes a region encoding these proteins:
- the ppm1na gene encoding protein phosphatase, Mg2+/Mn2+ dependent, 1Na (putative) has product MRTARRASTMEVPSFLRQLARETEKMVTFFFKGGQREKTASEDDDFYDEDSIPSPYLERPNLDKDTAEGGSKWGVNYGMASMQGWRSQMEDAHTCMSEISEALPDWSYFAVFDGHAGTTVAQYCSRHLLDHILATGGVTAEEDAEQVKEGVREGFLGIDRHMHVLARSECWDRSGSTATAVMVSPQHIYFINCGDSRTFLCRNGQVVFHTEDHKPCNPRERERIQNAGGSVTLQRVNGSLAVSRALGDFDFKEVEWRTQTEQLVSPEPEIYELERSPDDEFLVVACDGVWDAVGNEELCAFIRNRLQVCDDLRDICSQVIDLCLYKGSLDNMSIIIVCFSGAPQISQEALQREAELEQLIDQKVEEIIQLIRSKDEEPDLLYVMKFLTSETIPGLPPGGGITCKRDCIISAYQKYAAPFRTQEPMDIGGSEDSN; this is encoded by the exons ATGCGCACGGCCCGGCGCGCCAGCACCATGGAGGTGCCCTCTTTCCTGAGACAGCTGGCCCGAGAGACGGAGAAGATGGTCACCTTCTTTTTtaagggggggcagagagaaaagacggCGTCCGAGGACGACGACTTCTACGACGAAGATTCCATCCCCAGCCCTTACCTGGAGCGGCCCAACCTGGACAAGGACACGGCCGAGGGGGGGTCCAAGTGGGGCGTTAACTACGGCATGGCCAGTATGCAGGGCTGGAGAAGCCAAATGGAGGATGCCCACACCTGCATGTCAGAGATAAGCGAAGCGCTCCCCGACTGGAGCTACTTCGCAGTGTTTGACGGGCACGCGGGTACCACTGTGGCACAGTACTGCTCCAGACATCTGCTGGATCACATTCTAGCCACAG GGGGCGTCACAGCAGAGGAAGACGCTGAACAGGTGAAGGAGGGCGTTCGAGAGGGCTTTTTGGGCATCGACCGCCACATGCACGTCCTGGCCCGCAGCGAATGCTGGGACCGCAGTGGTTCGACCGCGACAGCGGTCATGGTCTCGCCCCAACACATCTATTTCATCAACTGCGGCGACTCGCGCACCTTCCTGTGCCGCAACGGTCAGGTGGTCTTTCACACCGAGGATCACAAGCCGTGCAACcctcgagagagagagcgcatacAGAACGCGGGCGGCTCCGTCACGTTGCAACGTGTTAACGGCTCTTTGGCCGTCTCCCGCGCCCTCGGCGATTTCGACTTTAAGGAGGTGGAATGGCGGACGCAGACGGAGCAGCTCGTGTCGCCCGAACCCGAGATCTACGAGCTGGAGCGTTCCCCCGACGACGAGTTTTTGGTCGTGGCCTGCGACGGGGTCTGGGACGCCGTCGGAAACGAAGAGTTGTGCGCTTTCATACGCAACAGGCTCCAGGTGTGCGACGACCTGAGAGATATCTGCTCCCAGGTCATTGACCTCTGCCTTTATAAG GGAAGCCTGGACAACATGAGCATCATCATTGTTTGCTTTAGCGGCGCCCCCCAGATTTCACAGGAGGCATTGCAACGGGAGGCAGAGCTAGAGCAACTCATTGACCAGAAAGTCGAAG AGATTATTCAGTTAATCAGATCTAAAGATGAGGAACCTGACCTGCTGTATGTGATGAAGTTCCTGACCAGTGAGACAATCCCCGGTCTGCCACCAGGGGGCGGTATCACGTGCAA GAGAGATTGTATTATTTCTGCCTACCAGAAGTATGCAGCTCCTTTTAGGACCCAGGAACCAATG GACATTGGCGGCTCAGAAGATTCAAACTAG
- the LOC115814991 gene encoding 4F2 cell-surface antigen heavy chain — translation MDSDPGYGSVAVGIGPGLAGSLEGSETVPLLIPEADESQWRPMTREELEQAAGGPGWKKLRSRLVLLFWLSWLAMLGVAVAIVVQSPRPVAPPLHWWQRELFYSLQPAVFMDGDGAEASSISAVAERLPYLKSLGVGVMILEGVFRYDVSPPNLTMIDEHLGTSLQFQQLIIESHKAGIKVVLDLCELDLFSGQEPANETDGLSDASGHIQYSLRYWLEQGVSGFAICDADPAFSEKTLTEWRLLIQEFNTKDDERIVMVRQMGKALPAFNASGPAVNGSLVELVTKPLLPPSPNPLSAQEVANAMETNLQKPQEEWPSWTVGGKASSGLENILMVLMMTLPGTPIIKYGEEISPSQVSTKMTRPLGLFQSLSRMRAREEALRFGSFTFLPFNATSVGHGTPNATATATVAATPPLAFLRSWGCVHFLVLFNLGSVSHTLDPDWAPSLPEGGVYVTSTGLDRLGSVSLQSMQLRPKEAVVIKLFETGNVS, via the exons ATGGATAGCGACCCAGGCTACGGCAGTGTGGCGGTAGGAATAGGCCCAGGACTGGCAGGCAGTCTCGAAGGGTCAGAGACGGTGCCTCTGCTGATTCCAGAGGCAGATGAGAGCCAGTGGAGGCCCATGAccagagaggagctggagcagGCCGCGGGGGGCCCGGGGTGGAAGAAGCTCCGGTCACGGCTGGTCCTGCTCTTTTGGCTCAGCTGGCTTGCTATGTTGGGCGTAGCGGTCGCCATCGTCGTCCAGAGCCCACGTCCCGTGGCCCCGCCTCTTCACTGGTGGCAGAGAGAGCTGTTTTACTCCTTGCAGCCGGCAGTGTTTATGGATGGGGACGGTGCAGAAGCAAGCAGCATCAGCG CGGTAGCCGAGCGTCTGCCCTACCTGAAGTCGCTTGGGGTTGGGGTGATGATTTTGGAGGGCGTGTTCCGGTATGATGTCTCACCTCCAAATCTCACAATGATCGACGAACACTTGGGCACTTCATTGCAGTTCCAACAACTCATTATCGAAAGCCACAAAGCAG GCATTAAGGTTGTGCTGGACCTCTGTGAATTGGATCTGTTCAGTGGACAGGAGCCAGCCAATGAAACTGATGGTTTGTCTGATGCGTCAGGACACATACAG TATTCGCTGAGGTACTGGTTGGAACAGGGCGTGTCTGGATTCGCGATATGCGACGCCGACCCTGCTTTCTCTGAAAAG acactgactgaatgGAGACTGTTGATTCAGGAGTTTAACACTAAAGATGACGAGAG GATTGTGATGGTGAGGCAGATGGGAAAGGCCCTCCCGGCGTTCAACGCGTCCGGCCCGGCTGTGAACGGTTCGCTTGTGGAGCTGGTCACAAAGCCACTGCTGCCTCCTTCACCGAACCCTCTGTCTGCCCAAGAGGTGGCGAACGCTATGGAAACGAACCTGCAAAAACCGCAGGAGGAATGGCCGAGCTGGACC GTTGGTGGGAAAGCGTCATCAGGACTTGAGAACATTCTCATGGTTCTGATGATGACGCTACCTGGAACTCCCATCATAAAATACGGAGAGGAGATCAGCCCAAGTCAGGTAAGTACCAAA ATGACGCGTCCCTTAGGACTTTTCCAGTCGCTAAGCAGGATGCGAGCTCGTGAGGAAGCCCTCCGTTTTGGAAGCTTCACCTTCCTCCCCTTCAACGCCACATCGGTCGGCCACGGCACACCCAACGCCACCGCCACCGCCACCGTGGCTGCCACGCCCCCACTGGCCTTCCTGCGCTCCTGGGGATGTGTTCATTTCCTAGTGCTTTTTAACCTGGGCTCTGTATCCCACACGCTGGATCCCGATTGGGCGCCCAGTTTGCCTGAGGGAGGGGTTTACGTGACCAGTACCGGATTGGACCGGCTCGGTTCCGTGTCCCTGCAGTCCATGCAGCTGCGGCCAAAGGAAGCCGTCGTCATTAAACTATTTGAGACAGGAAACGTCTCCTAA